In the genome of Arachis stenosperma cultivar V10309 chromosome 2, arast.V10309.gnm1.PFL2, whole genome shotgun sequence, the window TCCAATTCCAAGAAGGTGAGTTTCCTGCCTCAACTCTTAATATGTctgtaaatatttgcttttaaGCATCCCAAAAAGAGAATTAGGTTCTGTTACTAACATCTAGCATTGTTTATCCAATAGAGCTAGGTTCTGTGCTTGGAAGTCTTTAAACCCAGGCCTCCTTTCTTTTTAGGTCTTGGCATCGTATTTCAGCTGACCCAAACAATCCTCCTTTGTTCCTTTTTTTTCCaccaaaattaagaaaaaaattctataaatttcttaaattaaaacaacaaaaaattttaaaacaaaaaagagtaTATATGGAACAACTTCACCATCCACTTTAATAAGCATTGTCTACCTCCAACCTGAAGGAGTTTATATTTTTAGCCTTCAACCCTTTTTCGAATCTTGTTCTTATAGCATCAAAGATAacctttttcaatttttgaatAATAGACGGCAGACCCAAATAATTTTCTTGAGTCATAAATATGTTGAATATTCAGGCTTTTAGCCAGAAAGATTCTAATATTTTGAGGAGTATTGTTGCTTAAAAATATAGCCAATTTGCTGCGATCAATTATCGGCTGTTTTTTTGGCTTATGGAAACGGCTAAAGTGATACACCATGAAATGGAAGGAACACCTAATATTTCACTGCTATGGGTCAGAAACAAATCGCAACTTATGTTTtatgtttgtttatttttttttatttttttgaaatacaCCAAACGTAAGCTACGTTTtgggttttttattttttttttaatttcagttTAAGATTAAACGCAAGGTGCATTTTAACAAgtcagaaaaagaaaaattttttgaagcCCACAAAACGTAACGTACGTTTTGTTAATGTCAGAAATTTTTTTTCGGAAGTCCCAAAACGCAGGTTGCGTTTTGTacacaaaataatatttaaatccaCAAGTTTGCCTATAAATACGAACTCTGGTTTTGATTCATGTTCATCTTCACTTCTCCTCTTGCTCTTTCTTGTATAAAGTCCTTAGTGAGGTATTTTTTTGGCAGATAACTGTGTCAAAAAAATAGAGTTAGTTAAGGCAGAAATTATGGAAGGTGTTGCAAACTTGCAAGTATATTATAATAGTGAGGTTATAAGAAACACACATGAAGGAGTAACTTTTGTTTGTGAATGTCCGTTGTCATTTGCCATTCCATGTACCATGAGTTTTGTCGAGTTGCAAAATGGTCTTTGTAATAACATTCAAAGCCACATTTTGAAAAGGGTGAGCAATCTTTTATACAGAAGTCCTGTGCAAGTATTTGGTGGGTTAATACAGTTTCAAATAATGCCCATCACTAACGATGCCAGTATGCAGCATATGTTGTATATTTATCAACAAACCCGATCTCACGTGCTGATGATAGAGCTGTACGTTGAGTTTGAACAGCAGTCGGGGATGAGTATGATCGACGACGAGATCAATGTTGATGAGCTCGGTGATATAGATTGGGAAGAAGATAATAATGACAGTGAAGACGAATTTGAAGCTAACTATGAAGTTGATGACGAAAACGATGACGAAGACTTGGCAGGTAATCCGGCAGTGCAAGATGAAGCGAATGCGATTGTAAGCCAGCACCCATTTGGTGTTCCGTCTTTTATGCGGACTCTAGATCTCGAAGCTATGCATGCTCCGGAATTTCCTGAGTATGCGAATACAGGTATGtcataattattaattgaagTTTTCGATAGTGCTTATTTTATTTGCCTTGTCTGACTGATAGCGGTGCGCATGTCGTTGGTGAAGGTAACGTTGCGGCGGAAGATGGCGAGTTTAGTGTCGGAATGGAATTTGGTTCGAGAGAGTCGGTGATATCTGCAATCAAAAGCTACACCATATCTAGAGGAGTTGATTACACTGTGTATGAGTCTGAGCCGCAGACATTCTATGCGAAATGCAAGGGGTATGGTGCAGGGTGCAACTGACTTATCCGAGCTAGCTTGATTCGAAAAAAAGCTTGTTGGGAGATCAGGAGATACAATGGCAAGCACACGTGCACCATGGGCACGATTTCACAAGATCATGCCAAGTTGGACTCAGACACAATTGCAGATGCCATTAGGCCGTTGGTCGAAGCAGACCCCTCGATAAAGGTGAAGTCTGTTATTGCAGAAGTTCAAGGTAGGTTCAACTTCCTGTTGCTGTGTGGTTCATCAGCGCCGACCTCTTCACCTGCAACTCTATCTGATAGACGCAGGTGAATCCCATATTGCTGTGTGTACCACTCGTAGTACACTGGGAGAGGATGAAAGTCAATAATCTCCTCGCCTAACTGCAATGTGTTATAATGGTCAAATCTCCATCTGTTAACCCATTCACTGTAAATCTCTCGCCAGTCATGGCTCTGTGCCCCTGTCAAGCGCTTGCAGTGATCACGACCAAGGTCGAATGCTGGGCCTGGTGGAAGCTGTTGCATCCCGAATTGTCGTCTAACTCGGTCTGTCGGGTGCCATTCTATGTACTCGAATGACACTAAAGGCGACTGGGTGGAGCACATAACCATCTGAGCAGCGAGGAAATTCGGAACCCCAACTCCTATATATGGCTGCCATATAAACTGCACATTAGTTACCAAGAGGCCGATTAGAAAAACTATTCTTTTGAATAAAAACATTGAACATTAATGGTTACAACTTACATCATCAACTCCCATGTCGTCCAGTCCTCGCCTGAAATGCGTAGTAGGCCGCCGTGTATATCTAGTATGTCGGCGCCAATGACTCCACCTAACAAAAAACAGAATAACAATATTAGTAGGAGtaagaaattaataataataataatgacaaTAACGATAACGATAAAAGCCAATACCGTCGTGCAAGTGGAATATCATCATCGCCGAGCTGATCGCGGGGTATAGGTGCCAAGAGCGGCATACGCTCCCACGCCCAAACAAAAAGCAGTATCAGTGGGCCATCCATCTCCTTGCAGTTGTATCGTGATGCACGACACAACGATCTGTATAGGTGTGCCAGACTAGCTGCCCCCCAACTGTATGCTGAAATCCGGTAGAAATCACGAAGTAGCGGTAGAAACTTCAAGTTCAATGAAGCCGTCGACTTATCCGGAAACACAACTGTTCCGAGCACGCAGAAAATGTGCGCCCGGACGTACCGCTCAAGAGACTCCTGAGTATCACACGGCTCGGTGTCTCTGCACTGCCGGACCCCCCAACACGTGATCTTGCGGACCGGGCTCTCGACCAAAACACGCAATGCAGTTCTCCACCAAGAACTGGTGACTGCTGTCTGTTCTACCCGTAACGGGCTCCCTATTAATCGGGAGACCAAGAATATAGCTGACAACTTTCAACGTCACCGTCACTTCACCGACTGGAAGATGAAAAGTGTGAGTCTCCGGCCTCCAGTGTTCCACCAAAGCACTCAGTAGTGCAGAATGACCTCTCATTTCGCCTACTCGCGAAACGTGTTGAAACACAGTCGATGCCAATGTCACTGCAGCTACCTCGTTAAAAGTATCTGGCGGATCCAGTTTCCTTGGCAACAAATTCCTGGTAACCtacaaatagaaaaataataattattaaattctaCATAATATCAgttaataatttattcaaaaaaaatagtaacaataacttaacaatattattattattattattattattattattattattattattattattattatcttaaaacataataataaattatcaaaaaatcataagtatttatttattatttattactaaaaaataataataactattaGTCagttttcaataataataataataataataataataataataataatataactaaaCAGTATTGTTACTACTATATTATCTTAagaaataattattataataacagtaacaacataataataataataataataataataataataataataataataataataataataataataataattattattattattattattattattattattattattattatttcatgaCTATCAGTACACcaaaaacacaattattattcatattatagacatgataataataataatatcggTATGATAAAACACAACTACTATTcatatcataataataataataataataataataataataataataataataataataataataataataataataataataaccagTAACTAAACAgtatgtatttttattattatctcaaaaaataataatcataaattattaataaataataaacaattattaaacattatttattttctattcaaaaaCAATTACaatttattactattattacacagtattatttatttattataagaaaatattaatattttattataaaaattaataacttattattaaaaaatactaataatttttttacacaaccatatcataataattaataataaattatttaaaaataataacaaacttttaatttattagacAGTACAATTAGTcgtatgataaaaaaatataaataaataattaaaaaataataacaaatttattaaagataataaaaaatttattacacagtatttttttaataatcacaataatcataataataataataatattaaaattaacaataacactatcaaaataaaaaaaaaaatatttacccATTGAGAATGatcaaaatattcaataatGTGTTCCTCCGGTGTGGTAAAATTACGAACCATTATTTAATCTTTTACCGTAAACTTCTCCTTCTCCCCCACTTCTCTCCCACTTCTTCCACACTTCTTCACTTTCACTTCTTTCCTTTCACTTCTTCAGCTTTTTCGTTTTACTCTCGTTTCACTCCTATCTGCATTTGGTTTTCGTTTATATAAACAAATTTACCATCCTCCATGACGCGTGTCACACATGCAGCTAAGGTGGCTGTCAAACGTAATCTCTAATTTGTTTTAGTAGGCTGACAAAAGCAACCTGCGTTTTGCCTTCTCTAAAACTGGTCAAAAGTAAAGCTGTTTTCATGCAGGAGACACAGAACCACATTTCGTTTTTTGATTGTCTGGCCCTGCCAAATGTAGGCTACGTTTTGCAGCGTGTTTTTCTTCCTTATTTTTCGTCCCTGTCAAAATATTACTTGCGTTTTGTGTTTTCTGATAAATGCCAGTTTCACATTTATGTATAACACACTATACAtctatttttttactaattcaCCATTTTCTAATCCATTTACAAATTAATTTCTCTCAATTATCATGttagaaaaatatatgaaaagtaaaatatataaatatattagtacGTAGTAATTGATATATCATgggtattttatattttatagagAAAAATAAGAACTTGACTTTTGAAGGGTGTTCTGTTccttattcctttcttttttgtttggtctaaaacaagaaaagttgattgtttagttttaattttatttttgggaGCTATTTAGATAAAAAcgtctaaaatattttttttaaaatattttttaataattaaaatttaacatatataatcaattaaattatgttatttttgtcaagattaggctagacaaattgatttaaccgaaaaaattgtgaattaaatcttgaactggtttaaattaatattatttttttataaaaaatgactacaatatcCTTATTATAGAGAATgattaaaatactcttattatatatatatatatatatatatatatatatatatatatataaaatatttattttaaaagttcTAAATCCTAACCCTAcgatagaaaaataaaggattaaaatttaggattctcaaaattaatatatataatagaagtattttagtaattttttatattagggtattgtagtcattttctataaaaaaataatattaatttagaccatgtcaaaatttgattcaccatttttcggttaaatcaatttgtctagcctaattttgacaaaaataacacgatttaatcgattatatgtgttaaattttaattattaaaaaatatctttataaaaaGACGTTTTCAGCGTCTTTATCTGAGTAGctccttttatttttagtatttgtGAAATCATATATTATAAATAGTGATATAAAATTAAACATGAGATTTGTCATTTTAATGTTTAGTgtcaatttaatttaaattttatattatttttaattatttattaaaataattatataaataataaaattttattaattttttattcaaataatatCGTATCTCTAAAAtagtcaaattttattttatatatcaataacaatactaattttaattttaaattagttcaCTTGTTGtaagtataaaaaataatattctaaaaGCATTCTATTAAAGTTACTTTTAGACAAACCTGTTTCATAATCATTATGGAAGAATAGTTGGAAggctaaaataataaatctaattattatctttttatctgATTCTTTTTggtaattaattctttattattttattcacaTATTTGGTTTCATACAAATGCTTTACCATTATTTTTATacttaaaagaataaattatcaAAATGATACTcgaaaaattttatatataaaaaaaataatcctGAAAGAcacaaaagataaaataaaccttaaaaagattattaaaagttataaccttaattttaaatttgaatgatTAAATTGGCCTTTGCCTCTACAGGAATCAATATTATTGATATCAGAAGCAGCTAAACAAGCAAAAGCTATGGATGCAAAATTGGATGCGGAGAAGGCCCCTGAAGAATTAAATACCAACAAGATTGCCGCAAATGAGAATGTGGATGGCCGAGATGTGGAGAATGGCATCGTGATTGCCTCGGCGAAATCAGATGCCAATATTTCCCCCGATGAGTGGCAGGCAACATATAGAAGAGATATTGATTCTACTAAACTGTTGCTTGGGGTTGAGCTGCCAATATTGGAAGAAAATATTCAACTTCCAAGTAATAGGTCCAAGATCCAAAAGGTTCCCGCCTTGTTGCTTCGAAATTCCAACTTTGAAAGGTACTCTTCACCCAAAATGATCTCATTTGGTCCCATTCATCACCATGATGATCTCCGGCTTGGACAACAATTCAAATACATTTGGGCATTCCGTTATATTGAGAAATTCACCAGTGAACGACGTGGACTAGACAATGAAGGTGCAAAAAGGTTTCTCTATGGAAAGGTAACACAAAACCTTAAGGAATTGACAAATCTGTTCTGTAAGGACGTGACTGAAGGGTACAAGGATGAGGAACTAGCACAGATGCTGTTTGTGGATGGATGTGCTTTGCTCTATTTCATGGACAATTTTGATGATCAAAATCCAAAATCGTTGCTGCTAAAACTTGACCAGTTGTTGTATGTATGGAGAGATATTATCTTGTTGGAAAATCAACTTCCAATAATGTTGTTGAAGTTACTAATGGCTGATGGTGCTCATCAATTGAACAAGTTACTGTCCAATTTTGTATCCATGGGCcaagcaaagaagaaaaaagagttgACCATTCCCCAAAAACAAGATGGTGAAGAATCAACTCATACTCATCTACTCGACTATATTCGCTATTATTACTCTGAAGGTGAATACAAACATAACATAGGCTGCTGGTCGGGTCTTCTAGGTTTCCTATCAATACTCCATTATACCTTTGTTGCATTAGTATTGCAAGATGAAGATAAAGCAGAGCGTGTTTTATCAGATTCACCCATAACATTAAGAGAGTTAATTCTACCTCTCCGAGAAGCAGATTCCTGGCATAGATATAAGAACATAGGGGATCTTAAAAAAGCGGGTATTCGAGTGAAAGCAAGCCAACATGAATGGAAATGGGGTAACATTTCTTTCATCTCCAGCACGTTTAGCGGACAATTGATGCTTCCAGGGATTGTGATTGATGATGTCACACCTTATCTGTATCACAACTTGATTGCATATGAGATGTGTCCGGATTTTGATAACAACTTCGAATTTTGCTCTTACTTTTCTTTGATGGATTCCTTGGTTGATGATGCCGAGGATGTGAAAGAGCTCAGAGCAGCTGGTGTCCTCCAAAATTTGCTTGGAAGTGATGAAGACGTGGCCAAACTCTTCAATGAATTAGGCCATGTATTGCCAAGCAAACTGTTCAACGCCGAAAGCTATGACAATAGATATGTTGCAGTCAAGCTTCGAATCGATGCGCATTACAGAAACAAATGGAAGACTTCGTTGGCTCAACTACGCAGCACCTACTTCAATACCCCATGGTCTCACATTGCCTTCTTTGCTGCTTTGTTAGTATTGGCTCTCACTTTAATCCAAACATGGTATGCTATGCCTATAAATTCTAAGTAGTAAGGTCAGATATAAAGCGAACTCACCAGAATAAGTAAGGTTTAATCTTTATATGTAGGTAGCAGGTGGTTTCATCTCTTATGATACGAGCTTTGTGGAACAAACTCAAAGTTGTCATGTATCAATTGGTCTAATTATTACAAGAGCACATCTAAGAATAAAAGAAGCTTTTATAAATATCGTTAAATCATTTGTTCAAGATGTGTATTAAGAATTGGCCAAATCAATGATTAAGGATTAGGAAAAACTATTTGCCTTAGTATTTTCAAGTTGTATTGATACATTACTCAAGTTGAATCAAatataaatgattatatttgtatttattttaaaatttattttatgtttattttaatttattttgtttttatcatTTTAGACTCAGTTATGATtgtattcattttattttaataaatttatgagTTAGGGTGTAAAACTAAGagacataaaatttttttaaatcttatagtcactttttttctaattttgatgaatacatttttttttaatttttggtgaAATTTAAGTGTGaataaaaaatgtaaaacaatttttttaactgttatattagaaaatcaaattgaagtgaaaaattgtttttttttttaatttttatcttatcttaagTTTCGTTTTGtattatttgataaaaatatttttatttaacaattatatttaaatacaaaaatataaaagtattcatttatttatttattatgttaaaatattttttaaaaaatatcacttttgaaaaatatattttgtatttttacttttatttaaaaattacaaaaaatactatttttttattggaaATTATTCCATTTTGGTGACATCTAATCTAAGTCTAAGCATGAACAACGTGTAAATTTTTATAGAGAGCAGTGGacttgttttttttatttagttgaCTAGCGAGTCAACTTGTTTTAAGCAAGGACAgcactttttttatttatgtaaaattaattaattatttatttaaataaatcaatttataaaattttatttttttaaatatttatttataattttactgacacaaaaaataaaaataaaagtggCCCATGTTTATATTGTCATCGAGAGCGAAAACGgacaaaagagagaaaaaaaattataaatgcGAGAGTAattgacaataattttttttttctctcttttttttttcatttttgctgGTATTGACAAcgtaaatttagaaaaaaaaaattattttcgctTGCATCAACAATAAAAATACAGAAATAATTCAACGCAAATatagtaatttttattttcgcTTTTTGTATTAGTAAAATTGTAcctaaatatttaaaaacataaaattctataaatttatttatttgagtaaataattaaataataaaaattaaaaatcgcAAGGACAGTGGTAGTTGAATATCACATCGTAAAAACAAATGATAAATGTTTAGAGGTTAGTAATGAATAGTGGAATGCGAAATGAGAATAAATTTGACAGATTTCGTTAGAAGCAGATGTATACAAACTTCATTCACTATTCTCCTAATACTGCTAATCAGAATCcctttagtttcttgtttctttgtttttggGCAGGTTGGTTTGCATCACGAAGCTAAGGACTTCACTCTCCCTCCTGGTAATTAAGGTCAGCTAGCTACCCATTCATCAACTTCAATTAATCCTTATATGCTTCTTTAATTACATACTTTTAGGATTAAGGTtggttaattatattaaaactTAGAAGGAGATTTAAAACTAAGACACATAGATTAAATTAAGTTTTTGTATTATATGTATAGTGTAAAAGTACTAAATTGAGTTATATTTtcgtattatttttttatttaagataaatataaaaattaaataataaatttaaaattaaaaaattaaataaaagtatttttttaaaatattattaaaatttcagtttttatttaagaattttagTTCTTTATATCTccatttttttaagttattatctCTAGTTTAATCTCACTAGTTCCGAAAATCAAATACTCTCTTGTGCTAAATAAGATATATAATAAGATGTTCAAGTGTTCCATTATATTTGATCAGAACATTTGATTCTACTATTTAGAATGATATACTTTAAAAATGTAAATGACTCAGATTGATGAAAAATCCTTAATGTAGATAGCACTTGCAAGAATTCACGTTAAGCATGCAACCAATTCATGCTTCAGTCAGTTTATAATGATTCAAATCTCTATTGGTTGCTCAAGCCGGTTGGAAAATAGCTCTgttttatatactaaaattgttTTAGGTGATATAGTATTGGGACTTTTAGTTACATTTTTGTTGtcatgaaataaaaaattttgataaaaaaatattaactataaaataggTCAACATTTCCATTAtaatatgaaatttttaaaaacattttgattttcaggtaaattttaaaacaattattttatatcttaatattattacagagaaggaattgaatatattaagaaATTTATACTGATAAAGTTAAATAAATTTTTCATAAACACAAAATTAAGTATAAGAGTAGATATTCATGCTATACAACAAAAATCTATTcaattcatatttttaaattttttaattttattatttattaatttatttaatttgtattatttttattttattatataaatgtaacaccctaccatacagtgTCTtgtgcttaagtcataatttaGAGATGgaaaggtattacgacctctaaaattaaaatctaagtACGTATAGTAGTGTGAAtaatgattataactaggagcttTGAAAAAAAAGGGATACAACAAAATTCGTAACTCGAAAAAtacaacactccgatcgataacgtgaCAAACAAGGATAAACTAATgtgagattatatatatacaaaggagtgtcaaaaacaggaatataaaaactcaaaatccggttgcgaagataaccagtccgagcatagcaatatatacatgtaaataaaataggaaaccgcaaaggaaacccaaagggacacaaatacagaaaacctattctccaaaatcccctctaagaggagtcatcacagttgtATTATTCAATGGAGataaagtatctaagcaaaacatataaaccagaACAGAGCCccaagaacaaaggatctttGCTAATTTGGAaatctccagcatgcctcagcggaaAGCCTTACGTCCTGCAtctaaaaaccacaaaatacgcatgggtgagaaccagaggttcccagcatggtaacagttcCCACATATATAACATGTAATATCAGAGGAAAGCCAAAAGCAATCTTaaaacttcctccagataaaaTCAAAgtttataaacaagctaaaccataaatgGCAACTGACTAAAGATCATTCAGTCTAACTATTACTTCCCATTCCAAatccttcagacctcccaactACCAACAGGAATATAATATAACAAACACAGTTATTTCaaacaagagatatacaaataggaacagataagacatttagacaattagcaagtaatatgcagtcaaataggcagtctcaaacaattcacatagtatgcatatgatgaatgcctgtccctagtggctgatgatatcatctgttaGTTATATAGCCAatccgacaagtcctggtagctaaccattggactgtccctctgtcgcgcatccccaactcgagttatactcaacataaccatgatcataatcatgatccatatccaatACCCTCACTGGTATAttcacgggggcgagctcatccggaactttcacagtgtccggccacacttacgacataggattagcagagtatcgagtctccacctagagcacgtggtggctagccaccgCTTTCacccaggaaaactcgtatctcagatagtggaagtgcaacattcacattttattcaacagcatatatgcatttatacttagccataatcatggctccgccgtaacacggcaataaactcagccatccggctcatggttcaatccaaaaccagccaattcataaacaatttAGCCCATCGGCTCATGGCATATACAAcacttccaccgccatccttcgcatctcatataatcatctttgatcctcattgatcattcgtttttttcttgcttcactCGTAAGTTACCACATTCCCTAGCTCCTTTTTTCATTGCTAGGGATATCATAATGATTTGAGACATATATGGTGAAATcagaggcttagaagtatgaaatttggcttttaaaactcaaaaatcaactttagGATGAAAACAGGGTCACATGCACACGTcctccacgcgtacgcgtggatggccttaCAGTTCATCGATGCATATGCgtcattcacgcggacgcgtggattgaaaaacATCCAATCGACGCATACGCGCTAGCCACGCGTACCCATGGGTGCGTCTGTGCTCCACGTACAAAATTGGCACAACTCTTGCACAACTCTCgagaaaatggctgggcattgagTGCAGCGCATCAACGCGCACatgtggatggtgccttcttgagaaacgacgcgtacgcgtcaagcacGCCTACGCGTGGGGCTCATTCtgctaaaatttttctaagttaaaagctgtaGAATTTCCAGAATCAACCCCCAATCTttcgacggacataactttctcattttaaatcgtttttcgcccgttcttcgaacggtatggacatcccagatccaatttcatttctaaataaatttGGAACAAAATGGGGATCCAGAATCCAggttatgtcccatcaaagtatgcccaaaaactatattttcacacaaaaccacaaagtgatattttcaaaataagccattttcaactcttttcaaattcaattaaaacataccaatttcatccctttttgaaaccaatcaaagtataccaaaattaacatcaagcctcctcaactcacata includes:
- the LOC130962605 gene encoding uncharacterized protein LOC130962605, giving the protein MEGVANLQVYYNSEVIRNTHEGVTFVCECPLSFAIPCTMSFVELQNGLCNNIQSHILKRVSNLLYRSPVQVFGGLIQFQIMPITNDASMQHMLYIYQQTRSHVLMIELYVEFEQQSGMSMIDDEINVDELGDIDWEEDNNDSEDEFEANYEVDDENDDEDLAGNPAVQDEANAIVSQHPFGVPSFMRTLDLEAMHAPEFPEYANTGNVAAEDGEFSVGMEFGSRESVISAIKSYTISRGVDYTVYESEPQTFYAKCKGYGAGCN
- the LOC130960298 gene encoding putative UPF0481 protein At3g02645, giving the protein MLPGIVIDDVTPYLYHNLIAYEMCPDFDNNFEFCSYFSLMDSLVDDAEDVKELRAAGVLQNLLGSDEDVAKLFNELGHVLPSKLFNAESYDNRYVAVKLRIDAHYRNKWKTSLAQLRSTYFNTPWSHIAFFAALLVLALTLIQTWYAMPINSK